In Flavobacteriaceae bacterium, the following proteins share a genomic window:
- a CDS encoding DNA-binding protein produces the protein MSEITIINPNDLRTIVSDVVEEKLIAFANWFEAKLIQEERPLTAKEAMKYLSMSRATFYRYVDKGVIPKRMLDTKVYYYKSDLDNAILKVN, from the coding sequence ATGAGTGAGATAACTATCATTAACCCAAACGATTTGAGAACAATAGTATCAGATGTTGTAGAAGAAAAATTAATCGCATTTGCAAACTGGTTTGAAGCAAAGCTAATCCAAGAGGAAAGACCGTTAACTGCAAAAGAAGCCATGAAATATTTAAGTATGTCTAGAGCAACTTTTTATCGTTATGTAGATAAAGGGGTTATCCCTAAAAGAATGCTTGATACAAAGGTTTACTATTATAAATCAGACCTTGATAATGCAATATTGAAAGTAAACTAA